AATATCTTTGATTAGTTTGGTGTTAACTTTTATCAACCAATGAGATACCTTGTACAAAAAGCATGTCGGGGTTACTACGCTCACCGTGCACTTACATTACCACATGAGCTTCTTCTTTAAATTTCGAACCCCCTGAGCTTAATTCCTGAATCCGCTACTGGTCCTGTGTAAGCTCTTGTTGGGCGTGGACATGTAgggggtgttagagtgggtCCCACATTGGTTGGGAATGGGTTGATGGTCATATCTTACCTGGTATTAGAGTTAGGTTCATCTTGTTTGGGCTCCCGGTGAATGCTCCAGTTGGCTTGGGCGTGAaggggtgttagagtgggtCCCACATCGGTTGGGGAATGGATTGGTGGTCGGTTTgtatggacttggacaatctTTTCCTTATAAGTTAATCTTTTGCGGTTGAGTTAGGCCTGAGTGTCATAACTTTATAGGCCAAAAATCTCAAATACGTACATCAATTAGGTTGATTTCCCTTTAGATTCGTTTTCTTCTCTTCTGTGCTGTCCTGTGAACTATAATTACACATCAACAGGCATAGTAAATGTAGTGGCTCATTCGCTAAATACTTCACAACTACATTAACATCTTGCTGTATTTAGTAGTCAAAAAACCTACATTTTTCATGTCTCACAAGTCTGGAAAACGTATCAAATAGGTGTCTAGTAGGTTGCTTATTTCTTTATATAGGTAGTCATAGTTTTGCATAACTTTGTGGAGTCTAGTTTTCAGCACATTAGGCTGAGTTTGCTTTTAGATATCCTTCTTATGGAGCAGTTTAGTTGCTTACATGGTCGATGGGTATGAAGCTCTGGGCTGTCCTCTAGTGAAGGTATGGCAAGAACACAAAAGATCAATAGTTCAATGCTCTTGCTTTTGGGTTCACTCTGTCTGTGTGAAATAGAAGGATGCAGCTAAATTTGAAATGCATAGCATTTAGGATTCTCTTTTACCTAGTAACTTTTGGCTCTTCTTTTACCTAGTATAGTAACACTTTTACCTTAATCTTGCTATCTTTGTTCTTTACAAGTATTCTTACTTGTGTTACACATGTATGTAGACTTCAGGAGGTATTCCAGTTGGTGATTAGCATTTGAACGTCGAACTGCACTTGGAATTTGGCTACATGGGAAAGACAATTCAGGTTTATGGATTCCCTGATCTTCTGCCTGCAGAAGTGGTCAAGTCATTCTTAGAGAAACATACAGGATATGGAACTGTATGTGCATTGGATGTTAAACAGTCCAAAGGAGGATCTAGAGCATTTGCCAAAGTTCAATTTGTCGACAACATTAGTGCTGacaaaatcatcaatttggCTAGTAAGAGGCTGTATTTTGGCTCTTCTTATTTGAAGGCTTGGGAAATGAAAACTGATATTGTCCAAGTGGCGTATGTGGATCACATCGATGGCATAACTTTGAATTTTGGATGTCAAATATCAGACGACAAGTTTGCAGTGTTGGGAAGTACAGAAGTTTCAATTAAATTTGGCATTGGATTGAAGAAAATTTACTTCTTTTTGTCTAGGGGTTCAGCTGATTATAAACTTCAGCTTTCATATGAAAATATATGGCAGGTTGTGCTGCATCGTCCATATGGTCAAAATGCTCAGTTTCTCCTCATACAGGTTTTTCAATTATTCCAGACCTTTAGCTATTGTTTTCATCCTTCTTCCTGTGCCCGGTCTTTGTGAATATTGTGACTATTTGATTATTGGTTGAATGGTACACAATTCTCTTGTATTGGGTTTCTTACTGCTTGTTGATCCACTTCTTTTGAAGCAAAATCATTTCTGctaacatatatttatttgttgacTTATGAACCATATGGAAGGGGTTGAAATCCTATTTATGAGAATTTTGACAATAAATTCCATTTCTAGAAACTGAACATGCATGAAGGCTCGACCCGACATTAAACTGGAAACTTACTTGCTACTGATCACGAAGTAAAGAAGCTTTAGAAAATACAAAGTACAAGTTCATAAGCATTAATAGCGGTTAGGCCCTCCTCAATATTGTTCTGCTTGAAGTCTTTTAAGGTTGGATGCTTGTGCGTTTATAAGCACTGCTATGTGGATAACCTAGCATCCTATCCAAAATCCTAACTAACATGCCAGATTTCCATATTCTCAGCCTATCTTTTGATCTGTCGACatccttttccttttataaaGATATCTGTTGACATCCTTAAAGAGGAGTGTTCGAAATTCTTAACATCTTTCATGAATATTTGCGCTAGaactttttttatatagtaGAATACCATGAAATGGTACTGTGAACATCCaaaattcttgaagaacatgtctttcattttttttgcgCACGTTTCCATCAAAGTATAAAATGTTgattttctatcttctttttttttgggtaaagtAATTAAATTGTATTGATTTTCTGTTAATATGCGCTCCTAttatatatttagaaattactATTACTAATGTAACTAGTgtctaaaaacaaaaaaattagaaattactATTACTACTATTAATAATGGAGAGTCAGAGGAGCTTCTTGTCGTCCTGTCTACCGACCAAACGTATAATTTTGGAATTTTCCCTTTGAGTTCGCTATTTTTGTATTGCACTTCACAACAGCCGCAATAGATTCCAGACGGGAGAATTATAATAGGCTGTGCATTCAGACAAAATCATGTGCTTTTATTTTATCTGTTTAGCTTGGGAGGGTGTTTTCTGTACTTCTGTATTCGTTGTCCTTTCTCATTGGTGGATACAGATGCCTTTATTCAGTTTCCAAGTCACACTTTATAGTTTCAGTTATTTTTGGGGATATTTGGTAGTTAAGACATTCTAATAGTGCTAAtgacataattttttcttcctttatctGTAATTATGATTTGACTTTCCTCAAGACACCTATTTTAAAGTATTGCATTGTTTCTAATCAGTTTTTTAACAGGCATGTACTCTGTTTATCATGTAAAATAGACTGGAAAATAACTAGGTGGAAAATGTGTGCATCATAGACTAGAGCCATTTGGATAGCCCTTGTCtgtttaattatattatgtgCTTAGTTTTGATTAAAGAAGAAACGTTGAAAAATGGTTAAAGAACATTTGTcagtttttcaaatttataaccTTGGTGGCCGGGTTAGCTTGTGTGCACCTCAACAAAGTCCATGGGTACCTGCTACCTCCTACCAACAACAAACACAGATACCGAgttaacaatttctttttaacaactaaaaattcgtgatgattaaaaaaatgtgttagTAAAGATGTTAAACTTGGGCCTGTGCTCTACACAGGCTTGGTACCACTGGTTAATTAAATAAACCAAGCTTCTAACTTGCGTTTTATATAAGTTAACAAATATATGTccacaattttcaaatttttcaatACTTGTGACTTGTCTGCTCGTGATCTTTTAAGTTAAAGAACGTGAAAGCAACTTTTCTACTGTGTTTGCAGAATTTCCTCATGAGTATAGTTGCATCAGTTAATATATCGCTTCATATAATTGAATTCTGGTTAGATCAGTAGTCTACTTTGCTGATTTACGATAAGATTCAGTATTGACTTATTCATTCAATTTCTATGATTTAGTTATTTGGTGCTCCTCGGATCTATAAGAGACTTGAAAACTCCTGTTATAGCTTCTTTAAGGAAACTCCTGATGATCAGTGGGTGAGGACGACAGATTTCGCTCCATCTTGGATAGGGCTATCTTCTAGCTTATGTTTGCAGTTCCGTAGGGGTGTTCATCTTCCAAATTTCCAGGAAAGTTTTTTTCACTATACAGAACGTGAAAACAATATTACTTTACAGACTGGTTTCACCTTTTTCATCTCTCAAAAATCGGCTCTGGTTCCCAATGTCCAGCCTCCGGAAGGAATTGCAATTCCCTACAAGATATTGTTCAAAATTAGTTCTTTGGTACAGCATGGATGCATTCCTGGGCCAGCATTAAATGTCTACTTTTTCCGATTAGTTGATCCTCAAAGGAGAAATGTTGCATGCATTGAGCAAGCCTTAGAGAAACTGTACTATTTGAAGGAGTGCTGTTATGATCCAGTGAGGTGGCTCACTGAGCAGTATGATGGGTATCTCAAGGGTAGACAACCTCCAAAATCTCCGTCCATCACTTTAGATGATGGGTTGGTGTATGTAAGAAGGGTCCTAGTAACACCATGCAAAGTTTATTTTTGTGGACCAGAGGTTAATGTTTCCAATCGGGTTCTCCGCAATTATTCTGAAGACATAGATAACTTTCTTCGTGTTTCTTTTGTTGATGAGGAGTGGGAGAAACTGTATTCTACAGAGTTATTACCAAAAGCAAGTACTGGAAATGGTGTCAAGACAAACATCTATGAGAGGATCCTATCAACTCTGCGGAAAGGCTTTGTAATTGGtgataaaaaatttgaatttctagCATTTTCATCGAGCCAGTTGCGGGATAATTCAGTGTGGATGTTTGCATCAAGACCTGGCCTTACTGCAAATGATATAAGAACTTGGATGGGTGATTTTTCGCAGATCAAGAATGTGGCAAAATATGCTGCGAGACTTGGTCAATCTTTTGGTTCCTCCACAGAGACTTTGAGTGTTCTTAGGCATGAGATTGAAGTAATTCCTGACGTAAAGGTTCATGGAACCAGCTATGTCTTTTCTGATGGAATTGGTAAAATATCTGCTGACTTTGCTCGTAGAGTTGCCTCAAAATGTGGCCTTCAATATACACCATCTGCTTTTCAGATTCGTTATGGTGGATATAAAGGTGTTGTGGCTGTTGATCCATATTCATCAATGAAGTTATCTTTGAGAAAGAGCATGTCGAAATATGAATCAGACAACAATAAGTTAGATGTCCTTGGGTGGAGCAAATATCAGCCTTGTTATCTTAATCGTCAACTGGTTACTCTCTTGTCTACACTTGGAGTGAAAGATGATATTCTCGAACAGAAGCAAAAGGAAGCTGTAGATCAGCTTGATGCTATCTTGCATGATTCTTTGAAGGCACAGGAGGCTTTGGAATTGATGTCTCCTGGAGAGAACACTAATATTCTCAAGGCAATGCTAAATTGTGGTTATATGCCTGATGCTGAGCCCTTTCTTTCAATGATGCTGCAAACCTTCCGCGCATCAAAGTTGCTCGATTTGCGGACTAGATCAAGAATATTTATTCCAAATGGAAGAGCAATGATGGGATGTTTGGATGAATCCAGAACCTTGGAATATGGTCAGGTGTTTGTTCAGTTTACTGGTGCTGCACATAGAGAGTTTTCTGAGGATTTACATCCATTTAATAACAGCAGATCCACCAACTGTAATTTCATTCTCAAGGGAAATGTGGTTGTTGCAAAAAATCCATGCTTGCATCCTGGTGATATTCGTGTTTTAAGGGCTGTAGATGTTCCAGCGCTGCACCACATGGTAGATTGTGTTGTATTCCCCCAGAAAGGAAAAAGGTAAATTTTACGTTGGAAACCTATTAACTGTTTACTTACGTGTAATCTTATAGAAGGCTTTACCATTTCTTGCCTGGTCTTACCAATGCTCTAATCCAAATTAGTTTCAAAGATAGTCAAATTGACTCTCGGGAAGCAAAAAGTGCCAGAGGGAGTAATTGACTGTCTTAGTTAGTTAGGATTCACTTGTATAATATCCCCTTCTCATGAGATGTAAAGGCACATTGAAATACGAAGAAGTCTTTTCTTCCTTCCCATATTCTACACCAACTTATGGgtggaaatcattttcctacTGGCTACACAATTATTTCAACTCATAACTTTGTATAAAAGCTCCAGACTAGGTATGTATTTCAACTGCCTCCCTACCTCTGAGGTAGAGGTAAAGTTTgcgtacactttaccctcctcagaccccactttgtggtatcttactgggtatgttgttgttgtataattCAGCAGTACTTCATCTATCTGGAATATTCTCAATTTTTGTTCATGGAAGAATTTTCAAGTGTGAACTTTATTAATTGCTCTTTCTAGTAAAAGTGTAAAACTAGCTTCCATCCTTGTTAACTGTttctatctttatttctttttcacgGCATTGTTACTTAAGTGTTAAAGCTTTGATGACAGACCTCATCCGAATGAATGTTCTGGGAGTGATTTGGATGGAGATATCTACTTTGTTTGCTGGGATCAAGACATGATTCCGCCAAGGCAAGTCCAACCGATGGAATATCCTCCAGCACCCAGCATACAGTTGGATCATGATGTCACAATTGAGGTACCCTTAGTTTCGAACAACTAGTTTTACTTCCAAAATTATCATGCTTCTGATGCATCACTATGTTCAACCTTTCTTACGGAGAATTGGCATGgtcttgatatttttttttccttttaatctttttttttttatcaacgcTTCATATTAGTCCCACTTATTCTATTGCTGAGATTACCTTCTCCAAGACTTTGATTCAGTCG
The DNA window shown above is from Solanum stenotomum isolate F172 chromosome 6, ASM1918654v1, whole genome shotgun sequence and carries:
- the LOC125866775 gene encoding probable RNA-dependent RNA polymerase 1; translation: MGKTIQVYGFPDLLPAEVVKSFLEKHTGYGTVCALDVKQSKGGSRAFAKVQFVDNISADKIINLASKRLYFGSSYLKAWEMKTDIVQVAYVDHIDGITLNFGCQISDDKFAVLGSTEVSIKFGIGLKKIYFFLSRGSADYKLQLSYENIWQVVLHRPYGQNAQFLLIQLFGAPRIYKRLENSCYSFFKETPDDQWVRTTDFAPSWIGLSSSLCLQFRRGVHLPNFQESFFHYTERENNITLQTGFTFFISQKSALVPNVQPPEGIAIPYKILFKISSLVQHGCIPGPALNVYFFRLVDPQRRNVACIEQALEKLYYLKECCYDPVRWLTEQYDGYLKGRQPPKSPSITLDDGLVYVRRVLVTPCKVYFCGPEVNVSNRVLRNYSEDIDNFLRVSFVDEEWEKLYSTELLPKASTGNGVKTNIYERILSTLRKGFVIGDKKFEFLAFSSSQLRDNSVWMFASRPGLTANDIRTWMGDFSQIKNVAKYAARLGQSFGSSTETLSVLRHEIEVIPDVKVHGTSYVFSDGIGKISADFARRVASKCGLQYTPSAFQIRYGGYKGVVAVDPYSSMKLSLRKSMSKYESDNNKLDVLGWSKYQPCYLNRQLVTLLSTLGVKDDILEQKQKEAVDQLDAILHDSLKAQEALELMSPGENTNILKAMLNCGYMPDAEPFLSMMLQTFRASKLLDLRTRSRIFIPNGRAMMGCLDESRTLEYGQVFVQFTGAAHREFSEDLHPFNNSRSTNCNFILKGNVVVAKNPCLHPGDIRVLRAVDVPALHHMVDCVVFPQKGKRPHPNECSGSDLDGDIYFVCWDQDMIPPRQVQPMEYPPAPSIQLDHDVTIEEVEEYFTNYIVNDSLGIIANAHVVFADREPDMAMSDPCKKLAELFSIAVDFPKTGVPAEIPSQLRPKEYPDFMDKPDKTTYISERVIGKLFRKVKDKAPQASSIAIFTRDVARRSYDVDLEVDGFEDYIDEAFDYKTEYDNKLGNLMDYYGIKTEAEILSGGIMKASKTFDRRKDAEAISVAVRALRKEARTWFKRRNDIDDMLPKASAWYHVTYHPTYWGCYNQGLKRDHFISFPWCVYDQLIQIKKEKARNRPVLNLSYLRAHLSRKLVLK